From a region of the Pseudoxanthomonas sp. X-1 genome:
- a CDS encoding DNA packaging protein — MEAKKTKDAAVAKKGGKPSLYSPEVVEAIAARLSQGEPMAVICRDEGMPAYRTVKDWMDSRSDVAALIALARVEGFDSLAAECLEIADDSRNDWMERAADGGDEVALQFNGEHVQRSKLRIETRLKLLAKWDPKRYGERLALDHDVVGNLADRLQAARKRADGG; from the coding sequence ATGGAAGCCAAGAAGACCAAGGACGCAGCGGTCGCGAAGAAGGGCGGCAAGCCGAGCCTGTACTCGCCCGAGGTGGTCGAAGCCATCGCCGCGCGCCTGAGCCAGGGCGAGCCCATGGCGGTGATCTGCCGAGACGAGGGCATGCCCGCCTACCGGACCGTGAAGGACTGGATGGATAGCCGCAGCGACGTGGCGGCCCTCATCGCGCTAGCGCGCGTAGAGGGGTTCGATTCGCTCGCCGCAGAGTGCCTGGAGATCGCCGACGACTCGCGCAATGACTGGATGGAGCGGGCTGCGGACGGAGGCGACGAGGTGGCGCTGCAGTTCAACGGCGAGCATGTCCAGCGCTCCAAACTGCGGATCGAAACCCGCCTCAAGCTGCTGGCCAAGTGGGATCCGAAGCGCTATGGCGAACGCCTGGCGCTGGATCACGACGTGGTCGGCAACCTGGCGGACCGGCTCCAGGCCGCACGCAAGCGAGCCGATGGCGGCTGA
- a CDS encoding terminase produces MAADPEQELIEAVASFQLDPLGYALFVFPWGEKGTPLEGKSLRKWQRKRLQRIGERLQGGAADAGEVIRQAVASGHGIGKSALVAMLIKWAFDTFEDTRGVVTANTDNQLRTKTWAEVSKWHEMSLTKHWATLTATALISTAPGHDKTWRIDAVPWSESNTEAFAGLHNEGKRLLLIFDEASAIADKVWEVAEGALTDQGTEIIWAAFGNPTRNTGEFRECFRKHAHLWEREQIDSRTVEGTNLVELQKMVDAHGEDSDRVKVRIRGLFPSMSAKQFIAQADADAAYGRHLRPEQYDFAPKILTLDPAWEGDDELVFGLRQGLRFRILRTMSKNDNDVVVATILAQLEDEHKADAVFIDAGYGTGIKSVGTTWGRDWRLVWFAGEAGDKGCLNKRAEIWKLMRDWLKEGGAIEEDPQLLDELTAPETVPRTDGKIQLESKKDMKKRGASSPNRADSLALSFAYPIVAKGGRGAGAGKARTMDDLNHQDY; encoded by the coding sequence ATGGCGGCTGATCCCGAGCAGGAGCTGATCGAGGCGGTCGCCTCGTTCCAGCTGGACCCGCTGGGCTACGCGCTGTTCGTCTTCCCATGGGGGGAGAAGGGCACGCCACTTGAGGGTAAGTCGCTGCGCAAGTGGCAGCGCAAGCGGTTGCAGCGAATTGGGGAGCGTCTACAGGGCGGGGCGGCGGACGCGGGGGAAGTGATCCGCCAGGCCGTCGCGTCCGGCCATGGCATCGGCAAGTCCGCGCTGGTGGCGATGCTCATCAAGTGGGCATTCGACACCTTCGAGGACACGCGCGGCGTCGTGACGGCGAACACCGACAACCAGCTCAGGACGAAGACCTGGGCTGAGGTGTCGAAGTGGCACGAGATGAGCCTGACCAAGCACTGGGCCACGCTGACGGCCACGGCGCTGATCAGCACCGCCCCGGGCCACGACAAGACCTGGCGCATCGATGCGGTGCCGTGGTCCGAAAGCAACACCGAAGCGTTCGCCGGCCTGCACAACGAGGGCAAGCGGCTACTGCTGATCTTCGACGAGGCATCCGCCATCGCCGACAAGGTGTGGGAAGTCGCCGAGGGCGCCCTGACAGACCAGGGAACCGAGATCATCTGGGCCGCTTTCGGCAACCCGACGCGCAACACCGGCGAGTTCCGCGAGTGCTTCCGCAAGCACGCGCACCTGTGGGAGCGCGAGCAGATCGACAGCCGGACTGTCGAGGGCACCAACCTCGTCGAGTTGCAGAAGATGGTCGACGCGCACGGCGAGGATTCGGACCGGGTCAAGGTCCGCATCCGTGGCCTGTTCCCGTCGATGTCGGCCAAGCAGTTCATCGCGCAGGCCGATGCCGATGCGGCCTACGGGCGGCATCTACGGCCGGAGCAGTACGACTTCGCGCCGAAGATCCTCACCCTGGATCCGGCCTGGGAGGGGGACGACGAACTGGTGTTCGGCCTGCGCCAGGGTCTGAGGTTCCGCATCCTGCGGACGATGTCCAAGAACGACAACGACGTGGTCGTGGCCACGATCCTTGCGCAGCTGGAGGATGAGCACAAGGCCGACGCGGTGTTCATCGACGCCGGCTACGGCACGGGCATCAAGTCGGTGGGCACCACCTGGGGACGTGACTGGCGCCTCGTCTGGTTTGCCGGCGAGGCAGGGGATAAGGGTTGCCTCAACAAGCGCGCGGAGATTTGGAAGCTGATGCGCGACTGGCTCAAGGAGGGCGGCGCGATCGAGGAAGACCCGCAGCTGCTCGACGAGCTGACGGCCCCGGAGACCGTGCCGCGCACGGACGGAAAGATTCAGCTTGAATCGAAAAAGGACATGAAGAAGCGCGGCGCTTCGAGCCCCAACCGGGCCGACTCGCTGGCGCTGAGCTTCGCGTATCCCATCGTTGCCAAGGGCGGCCGAGGCGCCGGCGCTGGCAAGGCTCGAACGATGGACGACCTCAACCACCAGGACTACTGA
- a CDS encoding portal protein translates to MAEKIAPGRSLAQQMLSRLGQLKSERASWDAHWRELDEYVQPRSSRFLFSDRNKGGKANQRILNNQATRSHTRLASGLKSGLTNPAQPWLKLGAADATLGDVYDVQVWLDETSGRVLSAFGRSNFYTQMDLVYESLGLYGIGALGIFEEDEDDIRCEFYPVGSYYVACSRSTRIDTFYREFQKKVVEMVSDYGLENCSAAVQSSYRNNSLDDLFTVIHVIEPNIGRNAESALSKDKRWRSYYFEPSEAAANKFLKQSGFDEFPIMAPRWRQVGNEAYGRSPAMDALGDIKELQYHERKKKQAIAKMVEPPMVAPTSLRNQAASTIPGEITYVDSTNAHDGFRPAYQVQFDVADTRGEINAIESRIQETFFEDVFRAITNVQRGNMREIEVQERVQERMMQMGPVLNRMNDELLDLAVDRVFAILARRGKLPPPPEDLEGADLKIEYVSILQQAQRQAGLQDLQQFIAFLGNIAGIYREDALDVTTPDRIMDSVAGKLGIDRKTLTSADERAAARQSRARAAQIQQMASLAQPAMQATQAAKNVAEMPINTGVAAALGVG, encoded by the coding sequence ATGGCCGAGAAAATCGCCCCCGGCCGGAGTCTCGCCCAGCAGATGCTGAGCCGCCTTGGGCAGCTGAAAAGCGAGCGTGCCTCTTGGGACGCGCACTGGCGCGAGCTGGACGAGTACGTTCAGCCGCGCTCATCGCGCTTCCTGTTCAGCGACCGCAACAAGGGCGGCAAGGCCAACCAGCGCATCCTCAACAACCAGGCCACGCGCAGCCACACGCGCCTGGCCAGCGGGCTCAAGTCCGGTCTGACCAACCCGGCCCAGCCCTGGCTGAAGCTCGGCGCCGCCGATGCCACGCTGGGGGACGTGTACGACGTCCAGGTATGGCTCGACGAAACCTCAGGCCGTGTGCTTTCCGCGTTCGGCCGGTCGAACTTCTACACCCAGATGGATCTGGTGTACGAATCGCTGGGCCTGTACGGCATCGGCGCGCTGGGCATCTTCGAGGAGGACGAGGACGACATCCGCTGCGAGTTCTATCCGGTCGGCAGCTACTACGTGGCCTGCAGCCGCAGCACGCGGATCGACACCTTCTACCGGGAGTTTCAGAAGAAGGTCGTGGAGATGGTTTCCGACTACGGCCTGGAGAATTGCAGCGCCGCAGTGCAGAGCTCCTACAGGAACAACAGCCTCGACGACCTGTTCACCGTCATCCACGTCATCGAGCCCAACATTGGCCGCAACGCCGAGAGCGCGCTGAGCAAGGACAAGCGCTGGCGCAGCTACTACTTCGAGCCGAGCGAAGCTGCGGCCAACAAGTTCCTCAAGCAGTCCGGCTTCGATGAGTTCCCGATCATGGCGCCGCGGTGGCGGCAGGTTGGCAATGAGGCCTATGGACGCTCGCCGGCGATGGACGCACTGGGCGACATCAAGGAGCTGCAGTACCACGAGCGGAAGAAGAAGCAGGCCATCGCCAAGATGGTCGAGCCGCCGATGGTGGCGCCGACGTCCTTGCGCAATCAGGCCGCCAGCACCATCCCGGGAGAGATCACCTATGTCGATTCGACCAATGCGCACGACGGCTTCCGGCCGGCGTACCAGGTTCAGTTTGACGTGGCTGACACGCGCGGCGAGATCAACGCGATCGAGTCGCGGATCCAGGAGACTTTCTTCGAGGACGTGTTCCGCGCCATCACCAACGTCCAGCGCGGCAACATGCGCGAGATCGAGGTCCAGGAGCGCGTGCAGGAACGCATGATGCAGATGGGGCCAGTGCTCAACCGGATGAACGACGAGCTGCTGGATCTAGCTGTCGACCGTGTGTTCGCCATCCTGGCCCGACGCGGAAAGCTGCCGCCGCCGCCCGAGGATCTGGAGGGCGCGGACCTCAAGATCGAGTACGTGTCGATCCTCCAGCAGGCCCAGCGCCAGGCCGGCCTGCAGGATCTGCAGCAGTTCATCGCCTTCCTGGGCAACATCGCCGGCATCTATCGCGAGGACGCGCTGGATGTCACCACGCCCGACAGGATCATGGATTCGGTCGCCGGCAAGCTGGGCATCGATCGCAAGACGCTGACTAGCGCCGATGAGCGCGCCGCGGCCCGTCAATCCCGCGCGCGCGCCGCTCAAATCCAGCAGATGGCGTCGCTTGCCCAGCCGGCGATGCAAGCCACGCAGGCGGCGAAGAACGTGGCTGAGATGCCGATCAACACGGGCGTGGCGGCGGCGCTGGGGGTGGGCTGA
- a CDS encoding major capsid protein — MATIGGDAVTLIDVAKRLDPDGSVPDIAELLTQNNEILLDIPWYEGNLPTGHRVTQRTGLPAAYYRKMNAGIPKSKSTTAQIDEAFGELTALSEIDKSIADLNGNTTAFRLSESRPFIEAMNQTFCTKLFYGNVAANGEEIQGLAPRFSSLSAANGVNIIDAGGTGSNNTSLWLVGWSDHTVWGGFPKGSKAGIQFTPGDGDDWAFDASNNRFRAYIDDYKWHNGLVMKDWRFVVRIANIDVTALTKNAASGADLLDLVAQAVERIHSLTGVTPRFYGNRTLSSFFRRQTVNKVANSTLAWGDVAGKRILMLEEVPFRRVDALLNTEARVV; from the coding sequence ATGGCCACCATTGGCGGCGATGCAGTAACCCTCATCGACGTGGCGAAGCGACTGGACCCGGACGGCAGCGTCCCGGACATCGCCGAGCTGCTCACCCAGAACAACGAAATCCTGCTGGACATTCCGTGGTACGAGGGCAACCTGCCCACCGGCCACCGCGTGACCCAGCGCACCGGCCTGCCGGCGGCGTACTACCGCAAGATGAACGCCGGTATCCCGAAGTCCAAGAGCACCACCGCGCAGATCGACGAGGCGTTCGGTGAGCTGACCGCGTTGAGCGAGATCGACAAGTCGATCGCCGACCTCAACGGAAACACCACGGCTTTCCGCCTGTCCGAGTCGCGCCCCTTCATCGAGGCGATGAACCAGACGTTCTGCACCAAGCTGTTCTATGGCAACGTCGCCGCGAACGGCGAGGAGATCCAGGGCCTGGCCCCTCGATTCTCCAGCCTGAGCGCAGCTAACGGCGTCAACATCATCGACGCCGGCGGCACGGGCTCGAACAACACCTCTCTGTGGCTGGTCGGCTGGTCCGATCACACCGTGTGGGGCGGCTTCCCGAAGGGCTCGAAGGCCGGTATCCAGTTCACCCCCGGTGATGGCGACGACTGGGCGTTCGATGCGAGCAACAACCGCTTCCGCGCCTACATCGACGACTACAAGTGGCACAACGGCCTGGTCATGAAGGACTGGCGCTTCGTGGTCCGCATCGCGAACATCGACGTGACCGCGCTGACCAAGAACGCCGCGTCTGGCGCCGATCTGCTCGACCTCGTCGCGCAGGCCGTCGAGCGCATCCACTCGCTCACCGGTGTGACGCCGCGCTTCTACGGCAACCGCACCCTCTCGTCCTTCTTCCGCCGTCAGACCGTGAACAAGGTCGCCAACAGCACCCTCGCGTGGGGTGATGTCGCCGGCAAGCGGATCCTGATGCTGGAAGAAGTTCCGTTCCGCCGCGTCGATGCGCTGCTGAACACCGAAGCCCGCGTGGTCTAA
- a CDS encoding Bbp16 family capsid cement protein, with product MFLDAKNEFSTAQTIATAVSTNTIDLTPLKAAARDIGIGQPIYLVLTTPTTLAGTSPTLTVAIQTDDNTAFSSPAVLATSAAYAPADFANGPIVIPLPSGAEKYLRLSYTAGGTVTAGTVTAGLTLDAQRLKVYPRNYTV from the coding sequence ATGTTCCTCGACGCAAAAAACGAGTTCTCGACGGCGCAGACCATTGCGACCGCCGTGTCCACCAACACCATCGACCTCACCCCGCTCAAGGCGGCGGCGCGCGACATTGGTATCGGCCAGCCGATCTATCTGGTGCTGACCACGCCGACCACCCTGGCCGGCACCTCGCCGACCCTGACCGTCGCGATCCAGACCGACGACAACACCGCGTTCTCCTCGCCGGCGGTCCTGGCGACGAGCGCGGCCTACGCCCCGGCCGACTTCGCGAACGGTCCGATCGTCATCCCGCTGCCGAGCGGCGCCGAGAAGTACCTGCGGCTCAGCTACACCGCGGGCGGCACGGTCACGGCGGGCACGGTCACCGCAGGCCTGACGCTGGACGCCCAGCGCCTGAAGGTCTACCCGCGCAACTACACGGTCTAA